A stretch of DNA from Triticum dicoccoides isolate Atlit2015 ecotype Zavitan chromosome 2A, WEW_v2.0, whole genome shotgun sequence:
AGACTCCCCCCTCAGAGGCGACTGCAGGTACCCACCAGGAAAATTGGGGGGCGATGGAGTTGGTGACGCGTAGTGCAACGGCGGCGGCGAAAATCTCGTCTGCTGCGCTGGGGCGAGCGGCCAGAGCGCAGGCGGCGCCCAGCTGTGCGGACGCTGCTGCTGATAGGACTGGGGGAAAGCGCAGCCTGTGGCTTCCGTGAGCGAAGAAGGGAAGTTGCGCATGGGCTCAGCTGCTGGGCTGCCCACGTAGTTGGTGATCAgcatggagggggagagggaggagatCTCCAGGTTGAACGCGGCGAGACTGGATAGGTACTGGACGGAGACGACGAGACGTCCGGGCTGGGTGTCAACGGCAACGAAGCGGTGGGAGCGCATGGCAGACTCCTGGGCGCGCGAGAAAGGCACGGCGAAGGAGCCGACGGTGTAGCCCATCTCGTAGTTGTACGACTGGTTAGCGCAGAGGAGACGGAAGACCCGGTACGCGGGGAGCAGGCGGAGCGTGGTGTACACCGACCTCAGCAGGGTCATGCAGCGCTTGTACGCCCGGTTCACGGCcatcccctcgccggccgccgcggcgTCCGGCCAGGGCTCGCACGCGACCGTCCACCTCTCCACCACCTCCCCGCCGGCTCCCCCGCAGCCGGCGGGGGCGAGGTGGATGTCCACGACGAGCGGCTCCCCGGGGGGCGGCGCCTCCAGGCGCTCGGCCgaggggggcggcggcgggtcgTGGAGCGGGAGGTGGAACCACCTGTCGCGCCGGCGGAAGGACGCCGAggcggccgccggcgccggcgcggcgaGCGGGCGCGGCGCGCGCACGGCGAGGACGGCGTGCAGCACCTTGAGGTGGAACTGCTCCGCCATCAGCTCCGCGCCCGCGCGGCCGCCGCCCCCCGAGTCCGACATGCTGGACATTGCCGCCCAGCCCCGGCACgggccggcccctcctcctcctcctcccggccgAGACTGCTCAAGCTGCGCGGCATGGCTGGCGCTGGCAGCAGTGAGACTGCATAAATCCGATCCGCGGCGATCCAAATCGGCGGGTGGACAGATCTGCACGCTaatggggagagaggggaggggagGTTGGAGTTGCAGATTTGGGTGCCGGGGGAGTTGAGTCCGGGCTTGTTTATCTGTGAGGATTAAGGATCGCTGGTTTCGTTTTTGGGTTGCTGGGTCGCTGTTGGTGTCGTCATGATGGGATTATTATGGCGCTCACGACAAAACTAAAACAAAATGTTACTAGTAGTACTACTGTATTATTTTGCTCGTACAAAATAAGTTGTTAAGCTACCATTAGTTCTCATGGTGGAGGATTAGTTTACTACTAGTAGTTTTCCTTTTGGATTAGTACTATGAGCATTCGGGTCAAAGAGTACAGCCAGCCAAGTACAGTAGGTGCGTGTCAACCATTATTCTTCACGTTTCTTGTCTGTGTGTATTTCGGCTGGGAATCTTCGAAGTGAATGCAAGAAAATCCCAAAATAATTGTGTTGAATTGGCGGTTTAATCTTCTTTTTCTCCTATATATATAATTTACTTGGGGTTTACGCACAAGGAGGAACGCCGGAACAGAAGCATTGTTCTTTAAAAAGAAAATGGAAAAGATTGTTGGATTGTGACAAGGAGGAGGGGGTGTCTTTCCTCAGTCCCATAGGAGAGACGTGGATCTTTCTGATATTTTATTTGTGGTCTATGTTATCTACCGTTGTGTGTTTTAGGACACCATAGACTTACCAtatttatatatttatttatttatctaaAAGTTAGTAGGAGAGTTGCTAAGATTTCATTCAAAACAAGAAGACATCCATAGGTAGGCGAACATGTGCCACCAACATTCTCCGACATGTCCAACATGTCAAAAGAGCTCCAACTGCTCATCACCACCAGACAAGCCAGATGAAACCATCACAGGCATCACGATACCTCCACCGCGGCTAGCTCCCGACCACTCATCACCACAAACCGGGTGCTCCCACCCGAGGATCAGGTCTTCCAAGTCGATACTTCCATCGAAGTAACGACGGCATGGGCACTGCCATCGCTGAGCCGATGAGTCGGGTCTATGTTTCCACCCGAAGACGAGAATTCGGGTATCGGAGAGGTGTCGGATCTCCTCGGTGATGCCTCCAACAAGGAAAGCAACATCTACAGATGTTTTCATCACCGACGAGCGTTGTCGGACACTCGTTTGGAGAAACAACAAACCAACGCCATGACCGCTCTCCGAGCACACCCCACCACCATATCTGGAGTCATGATATATCTCAAATGTATCGATAATTTGTGTACAATTCATGTTATATTGCTATCAGTTACATACACTTTGGGCATAGTTTTTATTGAACTTTATTGAACTAGCATATTAGTTTAGTAGtaattcattttttttgtttttgtaattttcgaaaaatccagaaaaagaccgaggaaaaataaaacagaaatgtTTTCGGGAAGTATAGATTCACCAGAATACCCAGGAGTCAGGGCCCTCACTAGGGGCCACCCTGAGTGTCGAGGCATCTAGTGTAGGCTCCCTAGGGCCGAGGGCGCCTACAGAGGCTCCCTACAACCTATGGGACCCCTGGTTGGTCTCTAGTATCAAATGGTCGATATATACTCCCAAAACTACACCCTGATTATCGAGCATTTTTCTGCCgccgcctgatacatctccaacgtatctataatttattaaaTATTTatgtcatgtttacaacaattttatatggttttggtataatttgattagaactaaccccgactaacgttgttttcagcagaactaccatggtgtcgttttttgtgtagaaatataagttctcggaatgggctgaaaatttacggtgacttCTTGTGGACCAAAAGAGCCCCCCGAAGCTTTGTGGGAGGACCAGAAGACCCACGAGCA
This window harbors:
- the LOC119355903 gene encoding autophagy-related protein 13a-like — translated: MSSMSDSGGGGRAGAELMAEQFHLKVLHAVLAVRAPRPLAAPAPAAASASFRRRDRWFHLPLHDPPPPPSAERLEAPPPGEPLVVDIHLAPAGCGGAGGEVVERWTVACEPWPDAAAAGEGMAVNRAYKRCMTLLRSVYTTLRLLPAYRVFRLLCANQSYNYEMGYTVGSFAVPFSRAQESAMRSHRFVAVDTQPGRLVVSVQYLSSLAAFNLEISSLSPSMLITNYVGSPAAEPMRNFPSSLTEATGCAFPQSYQQQRPHSWAPPALWPLAPAQQTRFSPPPLHYASPTPSPPNFPGGYLQSPLRGESAPVTIPGVRRSPVHRQSMLDPVKGLMLPPPSPRRGDKGAVGSQESPSDISRSFGRPEGLRMGDPYGSSSPGSKGKDSRDESGRFSALSSCDSPRQDDLDEADYPFAVDDVDPPISRPGSSDGKEAGDQAGSSSHKSQDAAVGSLVHLLRTARPLRDSSYSSQTSGAESNTVASISSVMSRRTSDALEELQSFKAIRERLLSGSRAKERDSPEKP